Proteins encoded within one genomic window of Microbacterium soli:
- a CDS encoding ROK family protein, with amino-acid sequence MVPLELDGSRRVVIAVHLGAVELRAGIIDIEGRIITHDVLRYEGTSPAAVSMLVRRAVAGLTEGMSPQMTILGMGATIGGWVDPHSQTIIRFDPLGWRDVNFVDAIPDLGYPRWFDQIVRGIAVAESLFGVARGHQDFVVLWSGHILGSASVWGGSVQRGVRGGAGMIDHLPTGRDHPSCVCGQSGCLGMVATDQAILDAARAGGIPNGGVDSLRSLFRESGEDARLSALIRERAADFGRAARVIAQLRAPELFVIAGLITTHSEYEREFRRALHTGAGVAADVEVRRSEFGGLATIEASAALVIDDYYRDPMAFEASSV; translated from the coding sequence ATGGTTCCGCTGGAACTGGATGGATCTCGACGCGTCGTGATCGCCGTGCATCTGGGGGCCGTCGAGTTGCGGGCGGGGATCATCGACATCGAGGGGCGCATCATCACCCATGACGTCCTGCGATATGAAGGAACTTCACCCGCCGCCGTCTCGATGCTCGTGCGGCGTGCGGTCGCCGGGCTGACGGAGGGCATGTCCCCGCAGATGACGATCCTCGGAATGGGGGCCACGATCGGAGGGTGGGTCGATCCGCACAGTCAGACGATCATCCGCTTCGATCCACTCGGTTGGCGCGACGTGAACTTCGTCGATGCGATTCCTGATCTCGGCTATCCGCGCTGGTTCGACCAGATCGTTCGAGGCATCGCGGTCGCCGAGAGCCTCTTCGGCGTCGCACGAGGGCATCAGGACTTCGTCGTTCTCTGGTCGGGGCACATTCTCGGCTCGGCGTCAGTGTGGGGCGGTAGCGTGCAACGCGGTGTTCGCGGTGGTGCAGGCATGATCGATCACCTTCCCACCGGTAGGGATCATCCGTCGTGCGTGTGCGGACAGTCTGGATGCCTCGGCATGGTTGCGACCGACCAGGCGATTCTGGACGCGGCGCGAGCGGGGGGTATACCGAACGGCGGTGTGGACTCGCTGCGCAGTCTCTTTCGCGAGTCGGGTGAGGATGCGCGACTGTCCGCGCTGATTCGTGAACGTGCTGCTGATTTCGGACGGGCCGCGCGGGTGATCGCGCAGCTGCGAGCACCCGAGTTGTTCGTCATCGCAGGTCTGATCACGACGCACTCCGAGTATGAACGAGAGTTCCGCCGCGCACTTCATACCGGTGCAGGAGTGGCTGCCGACGTGGAGGTCCGCCGCTCGGAATTCGGCGGGCTCGCAACGATCGAAGCCAGCGCCGCTCTCGTGATCGATGACTACTATCGCGATCCGATGGCCTTCGAAGCATCGTCGGTCTGA
- a CDS encoding right-handed parallel beta-helix repeat-containing protein produces the protein MSLRKHARGAAITAVTILTAAASVTFGLSSAAMAADDATTYYIDCSAEGDGNGSEASPFTSLDQINAIMLTAGDRALFRRGATCNGEFAPQGGGSQAAPVVIADYGDAATRAVIDADGAENGVLLKNNSFLHLTDLEVVAPGDNIQKRRGVAITGEDGGALKGIRVEGMYIHDVRGTLPAVADPGSVGSFKGKTDTATGGIIVDAEGDKTPTWFEGLQILNNRIEDVDRQGIYFWSNWCQRPMLNRWGNFCDQPWAPSTDVLVAGNELRSIGGDGLVLHNVDGGVVEHNTLDGFNRRSKSNNAGLWTANADNVTFQYNRVMNGLSTYDTQAFDIDHATNDITIRYNFSRDNEGGFLLLCPDNSGTINARVHDNISVNEGARVVQNGCGGPVKDAQIYNNTIYSDSTAQQFWLGSGTNATVDVFNNLIVAEGEGRITYGVPTGVNVHDNLFQGVDIGDAESDNIVTDDAALSDPRSYEPDGYRLLSDSPAIGAGIPRPEEGTTDFFDTPAPGGDAEPVNIGAYQGDGFPAPDSVECTARLRAEGGTVVDGIAAFTLTSTNPCAHDVPGGPVTVSVSPDFEIVGVPGLPEVPSGESAKTEVRIAVPAETASGRYPVAFSQDGVRPVTGVITVPQRYSEIAAEDFDDVIEGDVPVGWTRTDANGSGVADLDGDRSLRIERIESTTNVARWDFGEDESPDRVAFAVRAAQTDSALGVHLLDADGGAVARISLADIGVWSYSDNAYFTDTDESYAADTWYDVVIERSGDRFTVAVDGELLGTGAVGSVKPIAALRVQVPSSARNDGSFAVDDIVLEQESEGGLVPADPKPADTVKTEPVEREAADAGESASEGPSIVPQRPAVVEAGNSAAFEVRGFRANEPVTVTVGESSGTAYTDESGRTVVAVPLGERTVISDAEVRAEQDRLGDGILVGWPSDTDEEQNGGGSSPSGQPTASVGADDGAPAATVSFGSDELAETGQELPWAPVGAAVILLALAAGLMVRRRRLH, from the coding sequence ATGTCTCTTCGAAAGCACGCGCGCGGCGCGGCGATCACAGCGGTCACGATTCTCACCGCTGCGGCATCCGTGACATTCGGTCTGTCGTCGGCGGCGATGGCGGCTGATGACGCGACGACGTACTACATCGACTGTTCGGCCGAGGGCGATGGCAACGGCTCAGAAGCGTCGCCGTTCACGTCGTTGGACCAGATCAATGCGATCATGCTGACAGCAGGCGATAGAGCATTGTTCCGCCGAGGGGCCACCTGCAACGGAGAGTTCGCCCCTCAAGGCGGCGGTTCACAGGCGGCTCCGGTCGTGATCGCCGATTACGGCGATGCGGCGACGCGCGCGGTCATCGACGCGGACGGCGCGGAGAACGGCGTGCTGCTGAAGAACAACAGCTTTCTGCATCTGACCGACCTCGAGGTCGTGGCTCCGGGGGACAACATCCAGAAGCGCAGGGGGGTCGCCATCACGGGCGAGGACGGCGGTGCGCTGAAGGGGATCCGCGTTGAAGGCATGTACATCCACGACGTACGAGGCACACTCCCGGCGGTTGCCGATCCCGGCTCTGTCGGAAGTTTCAAGGGCAAGACCGACACCGCGACCGGAGGCATCATCGTCGATGCCGAGGGAGACAAGACGCCGACGTGGTTCGAGGGACTTCAGATCCTCAACAACCGCATCGAAGATGTGGACCGGCAGGGCATCTATTTCTGGTCGAATTGGTGTCAGCGGCCGATGCTCAATCGCTGGGGCAACTTCTGCGATCAGCCTTGGGCGCCGAGCACGGACGTCTTGGTGGCGGGCAATGAACTCCGCAGTATCGGCGGAGACGGGCTCGTCCTCCACAACGTGGATGGTGGCGTGGTCGAGCACAACACGCTCGACGGCTTCAACCGCCGGTCCAAGTCGAACAATGCCGGGCTGTGGACGGCGAACGCCGACAACGTGACGTTCCAGTACAACCGCGTGATGAACGGGCTGAGCACGTACGACACACAAGCGTTCGACATCGACCACGCGACGAACGACATCACCATTCGCTACAACTTCTCTCGTGACAACGAGGGAGGATTTCTGCTCCTGTGTCCGGACAACAGTGGAACGATCAACGCGAGGGTCCACGACAACATCTCGGTGAACGAGGGCGCCCGTGTCGTTCAGAACGGGTGCGGCGGACCGGTCAAGGACGCGCAGATCTACAACAACACGATCTACTCCGACTCGACGGCTCAGCAGTTCTGGCTGGGCAGTGGGACCAATGCGACGGTCGATGTGTTCAACAACCTCATCGTCGCCGAGGGCGAGGGCAGGATCACGTACGGCGTGCCGACCGGCGTGAACGTGCATGACAACCTTTTCCAAGGGGTCGACATCGGGGACGCCGAGTCCGACAACATCGTCACCGATGACGCTGCCCTCAGCGACCCGCGCAGCTACGAGCCAGACGGATACCGGTTGCTCTCCGATAGTCCGGCGATCGGTGCGGGCATCCCGCGGCCGGAGGAGGGGACGACGGACTTCTTCGATACGCCCGCTCCCGGAGGCGATGCGGAACCGGTCAACATCGGCGCTTATCAGGGTGACGGGTTCCCGGCCCCCGACAGCGTGGAATGCACCGCGAGACTGCGTGCGGAGGGCGGCACAGTGGTGGATGGCATCGCCGCTTTCACACTCACATCGACGAATCCCTGTGCGCACGATGTGCCTGGTGGGCCTGTCACGGTCAGCGTCTCTCCGGACTTCGAGATCGTCGGGGTCCCCGGTCTGCCCGAGGTGCCGTCGGGCGAGTCCGCGAAGACGGAGGTGCGGATAGCCGTCCCCGCGGAGACTGCGTCGGGGAGATATCCTGTGGCCTTCTCGCAGGACGGAGTGCGTCCCGTGACCGGTGTGATCACCGTGCCACAGAGGTATTCCGAGATCGCCGCGGAGGACTTCGACGATGTCATCGAGGGAGACGTCCCTGTGGGATGGACGCGGACGGACGCGAACGGCTCGGGTGTCGCCGACCTTGACGGTGACCGTTCCCTGAGGATCGAACGAATCGAATCCACCACGAATGTCGCTCGTTGGGACTTCGGGGAGGATGAGTCGCCGGACCGTGTCGCCTTCGCAGTGCGCGCCGCACAGACCGACAGCGCACTCGGGGTGCACCTGCTCGATGCGGACGGTGGTGCTGTGGCGAGGATCTCGCTCGCCGATATCGGCGTGTGGTCGTATTCGGACAATGCGTACTTCACCGACACCGATGAGTCGTATGCTGCGGACACCTGGTACGACGTGGTCATCGAGCGCAGCGGCGACAGGTTCACGGTGGCCGTGGATGGAGAGCTGCTCGGTACCGGCGCCGTGGGCAGCGTGAAGCCGATCGCTGCGCTGCGGGTTCAGGTTCCCAGCAGTGCGCGCAATGATGGTTCCTTCGCCGTCGACGACATCGTGCTCGAGCAGGAGTCGGAGGGCGGTCTTGTGCCGGCCGATCCGAAGCCGGCCGACACGGTGAAGACGGAGCCCGTTGAGCGCGAAGCGGCGGATGCGGGGGAGTCCGCAAGCGAGGGTCCTTCGATCGTTCCGCAACGCCCGGCCGTGGTCGAAGCGGGGAACAGCGCGGCGTTCGAGGTTCGTGGGTTCCGCGCGAATGAGCCGGTGACGGTCACCGTCGGTGAGAGCTCCGGTACGGCGTACACGGATGAGTCGGGACGCACCGTCGTCGCCGTGCCGCTCGGAGAGCGCACGGTCATCTCGGATGCCGAGGTCCGTGCCGAACAGGATCGTTTGGGTGACGGGATCCTGGTCGGATGGCCGTCGGACACCGACGAGGAGCAGAACGGCGGCGGATCATCGCCGTCGGGGCAGCCGACTGCATCGGTGGGTGCGGATGACGGGGCCCCCGCCGCGACGGTGTCCTTCGGATCGGATGAACTCGCGGAGACCGGGCAGGAGCTTCCCTGGGCGCCCGTCGGCGCGGCCGTGATTCTGCTGGCGCTCGCTGCCGGCCTGATGGTGAGGAGGCGTCGCTTGCATTAG
- a CDS encoding ABC transporter substrate-binding protein produces the protein MKDNRRRTAALAIATLTAVLLAGCASAVEQAESSGDGEATDGGTLTIVQSADISPNTMFSQNNPNMSVERAIFNSLVQYDHKTLEPLPELATSWTLSDDGTQITFALRDDVTFHDGRAFTADDVLASIDTLLRPEVPSQTKHIAAEITEKKAVDDHTVQITFGKAMSNYMDLFLMMPIIDGTDPDGMLSGKNMNGTGPFKVESYSPGQGADLVKNDDYWVKGAPHLDGVRFTVVRDSQSMLSSLKAGQSQLALDLSPLDAASIEDQPGFDLVRSDANDSAQYIGSSVSVPVLKDKRVRQAISYAIDRERILEQVDGGIGTVTALPWAESSPAYDADKANHFERDIDKAKSLLSEAGADGESVKIYFNSGFPPSAGMAEVIEYDLQEAGLKPVLMPLQASDFTSRLQGAKFDGLFLAGHGFGQLHPATLIKGAFPFNADKNASGFDSDEYRALADKIWQSSGDIDQATYDQVNEFLLDQQFVSDLVLSTHTYAISDSLKGLDETMLDYLILDEAYLQK, from the coding sequence GTGAAAGACAATCGCCGCCGAACGGCAGCTCTCGCAATAGCAACCTTGACCGCTGTGCTCCTGGCAGGGTGCGCCTCGGCAGTGGAGCAGGCCGAGTCATCGGGCGACGGTGAGGCCACGGACGGCGGGACGCTCACCATCGTCCAGTCGGCCGACATCTCGCCGAACACGATGTTCTCCCAGAACAATCCGAACATGAGTGTGGAGCGCGCGATCTTCAATTCGCTCGTGCAGTACGACCACAAGACGCTGGAGCCGTTGCCCGAGCTCGCGACGTCGTGGACGCTCTCCGACGACGGCACGCAGATCACTTTCGCCCTCCGCGACGATGTGACCTTCCATGACGGGCGGGCGTTCACCGCCGACGATGTCCTCGCGAGCATCGATACGCTTCTTCGTCCCGAAGTGCCCTCTCAGACCAAACACATCGCCGCGGAGATCACCGAGAAGAAGGCCGTCGACGATCACACGGTGCAGATCACGTTCGGCAAAGCGATGAGCAACTACATGGACCTGTTCCTCATGATGCCGATCATCGACGGCACCGATCCGGACGGAATGCTGTCGGGGAAGAACATGAACGGGACGGGCCCCTTCAAGGTCGAGTCCTATTCCCCCGGGCAAGGCGCCGATCTGGTCAAGAACGATGACTACTGGGTGAAGGGGGCCCCGCATCTCGACGGGGTGAGATTCACCGTGGTGCGGGACTCGCAGTCGATGCTCTCATCGCTGAAGGCCGGACAGAGTCAGCTCGCGCTGGATCTGTCTCCGCTGGATGCCGCCAGCATCGAGGACCAGCCCGGCTTCGATCTGGTGAGATCCGACGCGAACGACTCTGCGCAGTACATCGGATCCAGCGTGTCGGTGCCGGTCCTGAAAGACAAGCGGGTCCGGCAGGCGATCTCCTACGCCATCGACCGTGAACGCATCCTCGAACAGGTCGACGGCGGAATCGGGACGGTAACAGCTCTCCCCTGGGCGGAGAGCTCGCCGGCCTACGACGCAGACAAGGCGAACCACTTCGAGCGCGACATCGACAAGGCCAAGAGCCTGCTCAGCGAGGCGGGCGCCGATGGCGAGAGCGTGAAGATCTACTTCAATTCGGGCTTCCCCCCCTCGGCGGGTATGGCTGAAGTGATCGAATACGACCTCCAGGAAGCCGGCCTCAAGCCGGTGCTGATGCCGCTTCAAGCCAGCGACTTCACCTCTCGGCTGCAAGGGGCGAAGTTCGACGGCCTGTTCCTCGCCGGGCACGGCTTCGGGCAACTGCACCCAGCCACCCTGATCAAGGGCGCCTTCCCGTTCAATGCCGATAAGAACGCATCCGGCTTCGACAGCGACGAGTACCGGGCCTTGGCTGACAAGATCTGGCAGAGCAGCGGCGACATCGATCAGGCGACCTATGATCAGGTCAACGAATTCCTGCTCGACCAGCAGTTCGTCAGCGACTTGGTGCTCTCTACGCACACCTACGCGATCAGTGACTCGCTGAAGGGTCTGGACGAGACGATGCTCGACTACTTGATCCTGGACGAAGCGTACCTGCAGAAGTAG
- a CDS encoding ABC transporter permease: protein MLRYILRRLPATIVVLLISSVAIFVIIRLAPGDPATLVAGPDADDQTIAAIRSELGLDKPLVVQYLTWLGGVLTGNLGTSYLLQAPISELIGQSLGNTIMLATAATIIAVIGGGIVGYIMGTTRSSFLRTALSGVNSLGIAVPTYVTGVLLVLVFAVTWRILPPGGMGPGLRDFSLGWQYLLMPAIALSLPTAATLARFLAASLRQTLGQDFVQTGIAKGLRNRRLIGAHVLPNSLPPVITVLGLQIGQMLGGAIIIETIFAWPGIGQLLLQAVNGNDYLLTQALLLIAVAVFIIVQLVNDVVDAAMDPRIRLELK from the coding sequence ATGCTGCGTTACATCCTTCGTCGCCTGCCGGCGACGATCGTCGTCCTTCTGATCTCGTCGGTCGCCATCTTCGTGATCATCCGTCTCGCACCGGGCGATCCGGCGACACTGGTCGCGGGGCCGGATGCCGACGACCAGACGATTGCCGCGATCCGTTCCGAACTCGGCCTCGACAAACCGCTGGTCGTGCAGTACTTGACCTGGCTCGGTGGCGTATTGACCGGGAACCTCGGTACCTCCTATCTTCTGCAGGCGCCGATCTCGGAACTCATAGGTCAGAGCCTCGGCAACACGATCATGCTGGCCACCGCTGCGACGATCATCGCTGTCATCGGTGGCGGCATCGTCGGCTACATCATGGGGACCACTCGTTCGTCGTTCCTCCGCACAGCGCTCTCCGGCGTCAATTCGCTCGGAATCGCGGTGCCCACGTACGTCACCGGTGTTCTGCTGGTCCTCGTCTTCGCCGTCACCTGGCGCATCCTGCCCCCCGGCGGCATGGGCCCCGGCCTGCGGGACTTCTCCCTGGGCTGGCAGTACCTGCTGATGCCGGCGATCGCTCTGAGCTTGCCGACCGCGGCCACACTGGCACGGTTCCTGGCGGCGTCGCTGCGGCAGACGCTCGGCCAGGACTTCGTTCAGACCGGCATCGCGAAGGGGCTTCGCAACCGCCGTCTGATCGGCGCGCACGTTCTTCCCAATTCTCTGCCTCCGGTGATCACCGTGCTCGGTCTGCAGATCGGTCAGATGCTCGGCGGTGCGATCATCATCGAGACCATCTTCGCGTGGCCGGGCATCGGGCAGCTTCTGCTGCAGGCGGTGAACGGCAACGACTACCTCCTCACGCAGGCGTTGCTCCTCATCGCCGTCGCCGTCTTCATCATCGTCCAACTGGTCAACGACGTCGTCGACGCGGCGATGGACCCGCGCATCCGATTGGAACTGAAATGA
- a CDS encoding ABC transporter permease yields MIIVVAAAVGIAAPLFTPYSPVDQGPDAFLPPGAAHLLGTDEFGRDLMTRVLYGIRQDLIVGAIAVPIGAVIGTILGAVSTMHKVLDMLVQRAFDVSLAFTGLVMGVTVAALIGPGLVAVLVTVSLVNIPLFGRLSRNAIRGLRSREYVLAARIVGVLPLRVLFRHVLPNALDALIVQAAVSLSLAVFLEGAMSFVGIGVRPPEPSLGSLLRTSISFLDRAPMYAIAPMIVVTALVLAFNLVGDGLNKGLLKR; encoded by the coding sequence GTGATCATCGTGGTCGCGGCTGCGGTCGGCATCGCCGCGCCGCTTTTCACACCGTACTCACCGGTCGACCAGGGGCCGGATGCGTTTCTCCCGCCCGGTGCCGCACACCTGCTGGGAACCGATGAGTTCGGGCGTGACCTCATGACACGCGTGCTCTACGGAATTCGTCAGGATCTGATAGTCGGTGCGATCGCGGTACCGATCGGTGCCGTCATAGGGACGATCCTCGGTGCGGTGAGCACGATGCACAAAGTGCTCGACATGCTCGTCCAGCGCGCCTTCGACGTCTCCTTGGCCTTCACAGGCCTTGTGATGGGCGTGACGGTGGCCGCGCTCATCGGGCCAGGACTCGTTGCAGTGCTCGTGACGGTGTCATTGGTCAACATCCCGTTGTTCGGGCGGCTCTCACGCAACGCCATCCGGGGCCTTCGTTCGCGGGAGTACGTGCTGGCGGCGCGCATCGTCGGTGTGCTTCCGCTGCGCGTACTGTTCCGCCATGTCCTGCCCAATGCGCTCGATGCGCTGATCGTCCAGGCGGCGGTGAGCCTCTCGCTCGCTGTCTTCCTCGAAGGCGCGATGAGCTTCGTCGGCATTGGTGTCCGACCGCCCGAGCCGTCGTTGGGCTCGTTGCTTCGCACGAGCATCAGCTTTCTCGACCGTGCGCCGATGTACGCGATCGCTCCCATGATCGTCGTGACCGCACTCGTTCTCGCATTCAATCTGGTCGGGGATGGGTTGAACAAGGGACTGCTCAAGCGATGA
- a CDS encoding ABC transporter ATP-binding protein: MKSVAPVLRVRDLHTTFDTDDGPVSAVRGVDFDIAHGEVLALVGESGSGKSVTATSILNMVRAPGRVESGSVEFDGTDFLSLSDAEQREIRGQGIGMIFQDPIGSLNPLMKVRDQLVETIRAHGSIGRREAERRSIQLLADVGIPDPEARMADYPLAFSGGMSQRVMIAMALANRPKLIIADEPTTALDVTIQAQILELLIELGRAQGTAVLLITHNLGVVARACNRVAVMYAGKIVETGPVGEVFAAPQHPYTRDLLSATPSLERSKGLPLVAIDGRPPLLSKPPKGCAYADRDPRAFDRCWVEDPALVGGDRRRACWLPLTDGTVPPRDAAPEQVAESRNAAGGVVLDIEDVRRTYPVGPKTLFGRQKQTLHAVDGVSFAVRRGETVGLIGESGCGKSTLGRLILGIEEPVEGDIRFEGRSILGMRGAQRRAYNQQVQLVFQNPMGALNPRMTVGQSIAEALRNGVLDAEQRAARVVELLSLVGMDAAAAERYPHEFSGGQRQRVVIARALAVDPTLIVLDEAVAALDVSLQAQVINLLRRLQEQIGLAYVFIGHDLATVRYISDRILVMYLGEIVEEGDAASLTASPLHPYTASLVSAVPEPDPDSAKSVERIILRGEVPTPIDPPQACRFHTRCPIGPRYREDRGICATEKPVLEDVGDGRRVACHFPGELVSAGRTADAADLGPVRETGSRYRNA, encoded by the coding sequence ATGAAATCCGTCGCCCCCGTGCTGCGTGTTCGGGATCTTCACACGACATTCGACACCGACGACGGGCCGGTTTCAGCGGTCCGCGGGGTCGACTTCGACATCGCACATGGAGAGGTCCTTGCTCTCGTCGGGGAGTCGGGTTCCGGCAAGTCCGTCACCGCGACGTCGATTCTGAACATGGTGCGCGCACCGGGACGCGTGGAGTCCGGGTCCGTGGAGTTCGACGGGACCGACTTCCTCTCGCTGTCGGATGCGGAGCAGCGGGAGATCCGTGGGCAGGGGATCGGCATGATCTTCCAGGATCCGATCGGCTCGTTGAATCCGCTGATGAAGGTGCGGGACCAGCTCGTCGAGACGATACGCGCGCACGGTTCGATCGGGCGGCGGGAGGCGGAGCGCCGCAGCATCCAACTGCTCGCCGACGTGGGCATCCCCGACCCTGAGGCTCGCATGGCCGATTATCCCCTGGCGTTCTCCGGCGGCATGTCGCAGCGCGTCATGATCGCGATGGCGCTCGCCAATCGGCCGAAGCTCATCATCGCCGACGAACCGACGACGGCACTGGATGTGACCATCCAAGCGCAGATCCTCGAGCTGCTGATCGAACTCGGCAGAGCGCAGGGGACGGCGGTGCTCCTGATCACCCACAACCTCGGGGTCGTGGCCAGGGCGTGCAATCGTGTTGCGGTCATGTATGCGGGCAAGATCGTCGAGACGGGACCGGTCGGTGAGGTGTTCGCCGCACCGCAGCATCCGTACACTCGTGATCTGCTCAGTGCGACGCCGTCGTTGGAGCGATCGAAGGGTTTGCCGCTCGTCGCGATCGACGGCCGGCCGCCGCTGTTGAGCAAGCCGCCGAAAGGGTGCGCCTATGCGGACCGTGATCCGCGCGCATTCGACCGCTGCTGGGTGGAAGATCCCGCGCTCGTGGGCGGAGATCGCAGACGGGCGTGCTGGCTGCCGTTGACGGACGGCACAGTGCCGCCTCGCGATGCAGCACCTGAACAGGTCGCTGAGTCTCGGAACGCAGCCGGGGGCGTGGTGCTCGATATCGAGGATGTGCGACGAACCTACCCGGTGGGTCCGAAGACGCTGTTCGGGAGGCAGAAGCAGACTCTGCATGCCGTCGACGGCGTGAGTTTCGCTGTTCGTCGTGGCGAGACGGTGGGGCTGATCGGTGAATCAGGATGCGGCAAGTCGACCCTCGGACGCCTCATCCTCGGTATCGAGGAACCGGTCGAAGGCGACATTCGCTTCGAAGGGCGGTCGATTCTGGGTATGCGAGGCGCACAGCGACGCGCATACAACCAGCAGGTTCAGCTGGTCTTCCAGAACCCCATGGGGGCGCTCAACCCCCGGATGACGGTGGGACAGTCCATTGCGGAAGCGCTGCGAAACGGCGTTCTCGATGCGGAGCAGCGCGCGGCACGGGTGGTGGAATTGCTCTCGCTCGTCGGGATGGATGCAGCAGCTGCGGAACGCTATCCACACGAGTTCTCCGGAGGCCAACGCCAACGCGTCGTGATAGCGAGAGCACTCGCGGTCGACCCGACGCTGATCGTGCTCGATGAGGCAGTGGCCGCGCTCGATGTCTCCCTTCAGGCGCAGGTGATCAATCTGCTGCGCCGGTTGCAGGAGCAGATTGGGCTGGCGTACGTGTTCATCGGACATGACCTGGCGACGGTGCGGTACATCTCAGACCGTATTCTGGTGATGTACCTGGGGGAGATCGTCGAGGAGGGCGATGCTGCGTCGCTGACTGCTTCGCCGTTGCATCCGTATACGGCGAGCCTCGTGTCGGCGGTGCCGGAGCCCGACCCGGACAGCGCGAAGAGCGTCGAACGGATCATTCTGCGCGGTGAGGTACCGACGCCGATCGATCCGCCGCAGGCCTGTCGATTCCATACCCGCTGTCCGATCGGTCCCCGATACCGAGAGGATCGCGGCATCTGCGCCACCGAGAAGCCGGTGCTCGAAGATGTGGGTGACGGGCGTCGGGTGGCCTGCCACTTCCCCGGGGAGCTGGTCTCCGCCGGGCGGACTGCGGATGCGGCAGATCTCGGGCCCGTTCGCGAGACCGGATCCAGGTATCGCAACGCATAG
- a CDS encoding LacI family DNA-binding transcriptional regulator yields MAATMADVARIAGVSKKTVSNFFNGYPYMRDETRQRIEAAIEQLNYKVNISARNLSSGRTGSIGLAVPELAHPYFAELSQAVVSAAQRRGLNVLVEVTDGKRTRELDVLNGTGGRSVDGIIFEPIALSPDDIRDATTAIPLILIGDRVHEGRFDFVAVANEAGAHDATAHLLSSGRRRIVALGMEDSEEPTAAAGRYRGYLRALEEAGVRCDPRLLVGPIPWNRTAGADAVARLIDEGVEFDAVFGLNDALALGAMSQLQRRGLGVPQDVAVVGFDNVDEGRFSSPALTTIESGREWIAQKAVELLAQRLASPEESMGTTLLMAGHRLVERDSV; encoded by the coding sequence ATGGCAGCGACGATGGCAGACGTCGCCCGTATCGCGGGCGTCTCGAAGAAGACCGTCTCGAACTTCTTCAACGGCTACCCGTACATGCGGGACGAGACGCGCCAGCGGATCGAGGCGGCCATCGAGCAGCTGAACTACAAGGTCAACATCTCCGCGCGCAACCTCAGCTCAGGGCGCACGGGGTCGATCGGACTGGCGGTTCCGGAACTGGCTCACCCGTACTTCGCCGAACTGTCGCAGGCCGTCGTGAGCGCGGCACAGCGGCGCGGACTCAATGTGCTGGTCGAGGTCACCGACGGCAAGCGGACACGCGAACTCGACGTGCTGAACGGCACGGGCGGGCGCAGTGTGGACGGGATCATCTTCGAGCCGATCGCACTCTCGCCCGATGACATCCGCGACGCGACGACGGCCATTCCTCTGATCCTGATCGGCGATCGAGTGCATGAGGGGCGCTTCGACTTCGTCGCCGTCGCCAACGAGGCAGGAGCCCATGACGCGACCGCGCACCTGCTCAGTTCGGGGCGCAGACGCATCGTCGCGCTGGGGATGGAGGACTCTGAGGAGCCGACGGCGGCCGCCGGTCGCTATCGCGGGTACCTGCGCGCTCTCGAAGAGGCGGGGGTGCGATGCGACCCACGGCTTCTCGTGGGCCCGATCCCGTGGAATCGGACTGCGGGTGCCGATGCCGTGGCACGGCTCATCGACGAAGGAGTCGAGTTCGATGCCGTGTTCGGACTGAACGATGCACTTGCGCTGGGCGCCATGAGCCAGCTTCAGAGGCGGGGGCTGGGGGTGCCGCAGGATGTCGCGGTCGTGGGATTCGACAACGTCGATGAGGGACGATTCAGCAGTCCGGCACTGACGACGATCGAATCCGGGCGTGAGTGGATCGCGCAGAAGGCAGTCGAACTGCTGGCGCAGCGGCTTGCGAGTCCTGAGGAGAGCATGGGCACCACGCTGCTCATGGCGGGCCACCGGCTGGTCGAACGCGACTCCGTCTGA